The Gemmatimonadaceae bacterium region TGCTGTCGCAGCGTTCGCAGAAGGCGATGGGTGAGGCGCAGCGGCGGGTGCAGCAGGCCACGCAGGCGATGCAGCAGCCGCAGACGCCGGATGGCAATCAGCAGGCGCAGAACGCCATGAAGGACGCCACCGAGGCGCTCAATCAGGCGCTGTCGTCGCTCGTGCGCGATCGCGAGAAGGTGAACAACGCGAACTCGGCGTCGGGCTTCCAGGAGATGATGGACCAGCTCAAGCAGCTCGCGCAGCAGCAGGGGAAGCTCAACAGCCAGATGCAGGGGCTCAATGCGCTGCAGGGTGGCGCGCAGGGCGAGGCGGCCCGGCAGCAGGCGCGGGTGCTGGCCAAGCAGCAGCGCGAAGTGGCGCGCACGCTGAACGACGTGTCGGACAACGACGAGACCGGACGCACCGACGCGCTGGCCAAGGAAGCGCAGAACCTGGCGCAGCAGCTCGAGCGCAACGGGCTCGATCCGAGCGTCGCGCAGCGGCAGCAGCAGCTGTACCGCCGTCTCCTCGACGCGGGGCGTTTTCTGGAGCAGGAGGAGCGCGACGATCAGGGGCCGCGGGAAGCGAAGGCGGGCACCGGGGCCGGCGCCGGCGGGACGATGAGCGGGCCGATGTCGGGCAAGAACGCCAGCAAGTTCGCACCGCCCACGTGGAACGAACTGCGCGGGCTGGGCGCCGACGAACGTCGGCTGGTCATCGAGTACTTCAAGCGGCTGAATGGTCCCGACGGCAAGCAGCCGTAAGCGGCGGATCGGTACGGCCGCGCGCGTGATGGGCGCGGTCGTGGGCGCGGCGCTGCTGCTGCGCGCCGCGCCGGTGCGTGCGCAGAGCGCCGAGACGCGCTCGCCGCAGCAGACGGTCAAGCCGGATACCACCGATCCGATGGCCCGCGCCCTCGCCGCCGAAGAAAAGAACGACATCAAGGCGGCGTCGAAGGCCTATCGCGACGTGCTCGACAAGGCGCTGCAGGCCGGCGCGCCCGATGGTGACCGCATCGCCTTCGCGTTGCTCGGCCTCGAGCGCAACATGGTGGACATGGGCGCACTCGATTCGCTGGTCCCGATCGTGAGCCGCGTGATCGTCGTGCGCCCGACTGATCCCATTGCGCGGGGGATCGTGTTGCGGTCCCTCGTGACGCTGGGGCGCGCCGACGATGCACAGGCCGCCTTTACCGCCTGGCGACGCGCCGTGGGCAACGACGCCACGCCATTTCGCGAGTATGCGCGCCTGCTCATGGGGCAGGGACGCGCGCTCGCGGCCGACAGTCTGCTCAACGAAGCCGGCCGCCTGATGGGCATGAAGGGCGCGCTCTCGGGCGAAACGGCGCAGCTCAATGTGTCGCTGCAACGCTGGAATGCCGCGGCGGTGGCGTATCGCGAGGCGCTCATCGATCAGCCGTATCTCGAAACGGCGGCGCTGTTCGGGTTGGGGCGTGCGCCGGCGGCCGCGCGCGATTCGATCCGCGCGGTGCTCATCGCGCCACCGGTGGCGCTGCTGCCGCGGCGCTTGCTCAGTCAGCTGGAGTTTGCCTGGAGTGAACCGCGCCGCGCCTGGCAGGCGCTCGGGGCGGTCACGCCGGTGGACGATTCCACGCTGGCCTCCTGGCGCGCCTTTGGCGAACGCGCCGAGTTGGGCGAGAGCTGGCTGGTGGCGCGCGATGCGTGGACGGCGGTATTCGACCGCAAGCCGGACCTCGAGAGCCAGCGCCGCGCCGCTGATGCCGCGATCCGCGCCGGTGATGCTACGGCCGCACTCGCCCTGCTGCGACGCCCGGCCCCCGGCGATGCGACCGCTCGAGCGAAGGCGCTCCTCGGCCTTGAGATCGCCGCGCTCGGCGAGCTCGGGCGCGTGGACGAAGCGCAGCAGCGCATGGACAAGGAAGGGAAGGCGCTCGACGCCACGGCGCGCGCGGCGCTCTCGCGCCCGCTGGTGATTGCGATGCTGCGCAGCGGTGATGTGGCGCGCGCGAAAACGCTCATGAAGGACCCCGAGCTGCTCGATGACGACGAGATGGCCGGCTGGGTGGCGTTGTACGACGGCGACCTCGCTGCCGCGCGCAAGCGCCTCGTGCGATCGGCGACGCAACGCCCCGAGCTGGTCGACGCGTTGGGCGTCCTGGCGCGCGTCCGGCTCGATGTGCAGCCCAGTCTTGGGCAGGCCTTTCAGCTGCTCGCCCGGCGCGATTCGGCCGGGGCGGCGGCGCGCTTTCGCACGCTGGCCGATTCGGTCGGCACCGCCGCACCGGCGCTGCTCGCCTTCTCGGCACGGCTCACCCCCGCGAAGAGTGCCGGGCCGATGTGGGAGCGCCTGGTGAAGGACTATCCCAAGAGCCCCGAAGCCCCCGAAGCGCTGCTCACCTGGGCGCGACAGCTCCGTGATGCGGGTGACAAGGCGGGCGCAACGGCCAAGCTCGAGCAGCTGCTCGTGGAGTACACCACGAGCGCGCTCGCGCCGCAGGCCCGACGGGAGCTCGAACGGCTGCGTGGTACCGTGCCGCCGGACGCCGGTGCGATGCACGCCGGCCAGGCCGGAGACTTTCCCCGCACTTCACGGTAGTATTCGGGATGCGTTCGCCTCGCCACTTTCTGCACCCGCTGCTGCGTGCCGCGGTCCTGCTCGTCGTCGCGGTCATGCCAGCGATGGCGCAGCAGCTGCTCGTGCCCATGGACGACGGCCAGCGCAATCACCTGAAGGCCTACGGGGTCACCTATCAGGCGCTCAAGGCCGGTCAGAAGGCGGAGTGGTTGCTCAACTATCGGGGCGGCGCGTTTCTGCTGCCCGATGTCCCCGATGTCCGCAAGCGTGCCGCCCTCGAAGGCGTGAGCGTCGAACCGGTCACCGATGGCGATGTGGCGGCGATCCGTCGCGAGATCGCCGGCGGCAACATGGACGCGGTGGTACTCGAGCGGTCGCCGCGCATTGCGATCTATCGCCCCGTCGATCAGCCACCCTGGGACGACGCCGTGACGCTGGCCCTGACCTACGCCGGCATCGACTTCACGAGCATCTGGGACGACAACGTGATGAACGGGGAACTCAGCAAGTATGACTGGGTGCACCTCCATCACGAAGACTTCACCGGTCAGTACAACAAGCTCTATCTCGCGTATCGCGATGCGCCGTGGTTCGTGGCGCAGCGTGAGCGGGACATGGGCATGGCCAAGCGCTTCGGCAAGAACGATGTGCCGGCACTCAAGAAGGCGGTGGCGGACAACATCCGCGGCTTCGTGGATCGCGGCGGCTTCCTCTTCGCCATGTGCGGCGCCACCGAATCGCTCGATCTCGGCATCGCGGCGCTCAATGTCGATATCGCCGGGCCCTACTCCGACGGGACGCCGGTGCAGGGCGATGCCGATGCGAAGCTCGACTGGACGCGTGCGCTCGCCTTCAGCGGGGCCCACATCGAACCGAGCCCGTACATCAACGCGCTGTCGGACATCGACGGCCACCAGGTGAACGTGCCGTCGCGCCGGCAGCCGCTCGGCGCGTTCACGCTCTTTGGCTTCTCGGCCAAGCTCGACCCGGTCGCGACCATGCTGGTCCAGGATCATCGCACGGTAATCCCCGATTTCTTTGGCGTGACCACGAGCTTCAACAAGGCCGTGATCAAGCCGACTGTGACCATTCTGGCGCAGGAAGACGGCGCCCCGTGGGCCAAGTATCTGCACGGCGACTACGGCAAGGGGTCGTGGACGTTCCTCGGTGGCCATGATCCCGAGGACCCGCAGCACGCCATCGGCAGCCCGCCGACGGACTTGTCGCTGCATCCGAATTCGCCGGGCTACCGGCTGATTCTCAACAACGTGCTGTTCCCGGCCGCCAAGAAGAAGCCGCGCAAGACCTGAGCGGCGCGGTGAGCACGCAGTGGCCATGAAGGCAAAACGGGCGCGCTCGAGCACGAGCGAACCGATCGGCGAGGCGCGGCTGTCCACCAAGGCGGCCGCGTCGATTCGCAGCACCATTCGCCTGCACGGCGGCAACGAAGTCTGCTTCGTGTGCGGCGTGGATGAAGACGGCACGATCATCAGCGCGCGCAAGGTTGCGGCCGGTGATGTGCAGAGTGTGCTCGCGCTGCCGGGGTGCGCCGAGCGCGGCGAACTGCTGCTGCACAACCATCCGAGCGGGGAGCTCACACCCAGCGACGCCGACATGGAAGTGGCGTATCGCTTCCACGGCAACGGCGTGGGCTTTGGCATCGTGGACAACGATGCGACGCGGGTCTACATCGTGGCCGAGGTGCCCAAGGGCAAGGTCCTCACGCCGGTTGATCCCGATGTGGTGGATGTGACGCTCGGGCCGTACGGCCTCGTGGCGCAGGCCATGCGGCAGTTGCACGGGGCGCGCGATTACGAAGATCGCCCGGCGCAGCGCGCGATGGCGGCGGCGGTGACCGACACCTTCAACGATGGCGGCGTGGCGCTGCTCGAAGCCGGCACCGGCGTCGGCAAGTCGCTCGGCTATCTCGTGCCCGCGCTCCGCTGGGCGGCCGCAAACGGCGAGCGCACGATCGTGAGTACCGCGACGATCACGCTGCAGGAGCAGCTGGTCACCAAGGACCTCCCGTTCCTGCAGAAGGCGCTGAGTGATCAGGAGGTGCGGTTCGCGCTGCTCAAGGGGTGGCGGAACTATCTGTGCCTCTATCGCCTGGAGCAGGCCACCGGGGCTGGCGCGGCGCTCTTCGAGAATGACGCGAGCGCCGAAGTGGAGCGGCTGCGCACATGGGCGGAGAAGACCACCGACGGCTCGCTCGCCGATTTGCCCGATCCCCCACGCCCCGATGTGTGGGACGAAGTCTCCGCCGAGCCCGATCTCTGCGGGCGGCTCAAGTGCGAGTTCTACGCCAAGTGCTTCCTCTTCAAGGCGCGGCGCGAAGCGGCGGTGGCCGATGTGGTGGTGGTGAACCATCACCTGCTGCTGAGTGACGTCGCCGTGCGGCGTCAGGTGCAGAACTGGGATGATGCGGCGGTGCTCCCGGCATACAAGCGGCTGGTGATCGACGAAGGGCATCATCTCGAGGAAGCGGCCGGGTCGCACCTTGGGAGTTCGATCACGCGACGTGCCTTGGCGCGGCTCTTCAATCGGCTGGAGCGGCGCGGCAAGGGGCTGTTGCCGGCGCTCGCGGCGAAGCTGGGCGGCATGAACGACCTGCTCGCGGTGGCGAGTCTCGATCTCGTGCGCGAGCGGTTGTTCTCGAGCACGCTCACCGCGCGCGATCGGACGCAGCTGCTCTTTGAGCTGCTGGGTGCGGTGCTCGAGATGCACAGCGGCCCCGTCATGCGTCTCACCGAGGACTTCCAGCAGCACCAGCTCTGGATGAACGGCATCGAGCGCGCGTTGGGGGAGCTGCTCACGGAGATCGACGCGCTCGCGCAGGGGCTGCAGGTGGTGCAGCAGCGCCTGGAGAGCGACGAGAAGCGTGCCGAGGAGATGGCGCCGTTCCTTGGGGAAGTGCGCGCGGTGATCCGGCGGCTGCAGGGAGCGGGCGACTCGCTCAACAAGGGGCTCCGCCCACCGGAGAAGGGCCCCGATGTGGTGCGCTGGATGGAGTTCCAGGGCAAGCCCACACCGAACGAGCGCAACATCGCGGTGCACTGCGTACCGCTCGACCTGGCGCCGGTCCTGCGCGAGGATCTGTTCGGGCGCGTCGAGACCACCGTGGTGACGAGTGCGACGCTGGCGACCCACGGGGGCTTCGACTTCTTGCAGCAGCGCCTCGGGCTCGATGCACGCGAAGCGCCGACGCGCACGGCGGTGTTTCCGAGTCCGTTCGACTATCCGCGACAGGCGTTACTCGTGGTGCCGACGGATTTGCCGGCGCCCAACGAGAACGCCGCTGAGCACTTCGCGCAGGTGTGCCGCCATCTGCGCGATCTCATGACGGCCAGCGACGGCGGGCTCTTTGCGCTGTTCACGAGCCATCGCGACGTGCGCGAGATGGCGGCGTGGCTACGCGGCCCGGGGCAGGGCGCGAGCTGGCCCCTGCTGGTGCACGGCGAGGAGCCGCGCGATGTGTTGCTGCAGCGCTTCCGCGACGCCGGCCGCGCGGTACTGCTCGGCACGGCGACGTTCTGGGAAGGCGTGGATGTGCCGGGCGACGCGCTGCGCGGGCTGCTGATTGCGAAGCTGCCATTCCGCGTCCCCACCGAGCCCATTGTCGCCGCGCAGTGCGAGGCGATCGAAGCCCGCGGCGGGAATGCGTTCGGCGAGTTCATGCTCCCGCACGCGTCGCTCCGCCTCAAGCAGGGGTTCGGGCGGTTGATCCGCACCGCAACCGACCGCGGCGTGGTGGTGCTGAGTGATCCGCGCGTCATGACCAAGCGGTACGGGCGCGAGCTGCTGGACGGGCTGCCGCCGGCCAAGCGGGTGGTGGGAGCGTGGGGGGAGGTGCGGGGGGAAGTGTCAGCGTTCTATCGGGGGCGGCGTAACTGATCAGTTTGGGGTTTGGGGTCGTTGGTTTGGGGTTGCTGGGTTTCGGACTAGCGACCTGTCGTGCCAATTACCCGTGAACACCGAACCCCAGAACACCACACCCCGAACCGATCTGTTCAAACCCACCCATGCCGCTTAGCCAGCTCCCCTCCAAGATCATTTGCGTCGGCAAGAACTACCTCGACCACGCCAAGGAAATGGGTGGGGAGGTCCCGCCGTATCCGCTCCTCTTTTTCAAACCGGCGTCCAGTCTGATCGCGGACGGGGAATCCATCGTGCTCCACCCGGTGTCGAACCACATCGACTACGAAGGGGAGATCGCGTTGGTCATCGGGAAGCGGCTGTCGAAGGCCAAGGATGAAGCGGAAGCGGTGGCGGCGATCAGTGGCGTGGCGGCGTTCAACGACGTGAGCGCGCGCGACCTGCAGAAGGCCGACGGCCAGTGGGCCCGGGCCAAGGGGCTCGATACCTTCGGGCCGGTGGGGACCCCGGTGCCGCCGCCGGCGGATTTCGACGCCATCGAGGTCATCACCCGCCTCAACGGCAAGGTCGTGCAGCACGCCAAGGGTGGAGACATGGCCTACAAGATCCCCTTCCTGGTGCACTACATCAGCCAGTACTTCACGCTGGAGCCGGGCGACCTGATCGCCACCGGGACCCCCTCGGGGGTGGGCCAGATCCGGCCCGGGGACGAGGTGGAGGTCGAGCTGGTCGGGTTCAGCCGTATCAAAAATCCGGTCGTCGCGGGCACTTGACGGCCAAAATCGGGTATCTTTCTCGACATGACCGCCTCCCGCCCGCCTGAGGCCCCCAACGGGGGTCTTCCACCGGAGCGCCCAACAGCGCCCCGGCGGCGGGCCGTGGAGGGACTGCCAGAGCGCAAGCGCCTGTCCCCATCGGTGGCGGCACTCGCCGTGGGCGCGCACATCGCCATCGGCTTCGTGCTGGTGCAGGTGCTCACCTTCGGGCATGGGCTGCCGGGGTGGCTGCGCTTCGAAAACGAGCGCATGCCCGAGGAGCGGCTTACCTACGTGACCCCCAAAGCGCCGGTCACGCCGCCGCCGGCGCTGCGACAGGTGCCGCGTCGGGTGGACGAGCGCCTGCAGCCCCCCGCGCCCACGGTGGCGCCGGCGGGCGTACCGGAAGCACCGCCCGAGGTGAAGCCGCTGAGCCCCCGCGATACGGGGAGTGGCGGCACCGCCGGCAACGGCGTTGGCGCGCTCGATCCGAACGTGCGCGGCGTGCGTCCGGGGTATACCGACGAACGCGTGTGGCGCGGCACCACCGGCAACGGTGGTGATGGCAGCGGCGGCGCGGCGCGCCGCGGCGATCGCGCCGACAACCTCGATTCGATCATGGCCAGCGCCATCATGGGCGCCGCCGATTCGCTCGACTCCATTGCGCGCGCGTCGGGCAAGTACGGCCGGCAGCCGGGCGACTGGACCAAGACCGACAAGAACGGCCGCAAGTGGGGCTGGGACCAGCAGGGCATCCGCCTCGGCAAGTACACGCTGCCGAACGCGCTGCTCGCGCTGCTCCCGATGAACGCGGCCACCGCGGCGGGCATGTCCGCCAACCCGGTGGGCATGGCGGCCGGCGCGCGCATCAGCGCGGCCAGTGCCGACATTCAGCGCATGGCCGCCCGCGGCATGGGCGACGCCGAGTTCAAGCGCATCGTGAAGGAAATGGACGCGAAGCACGACACGCAGCGCCGCGAGCGTCTGCGCGCGCCGAGCGCGAGCTACGCGGCCCCGCTCAAGAGCGACGGCAAGCCCACGAGCAACGGGCAGCCCAGCGGGCGCTGAGGCACCGTGCGCCGACGCGGGTCGTGCGCGTGGCTGGGTCTCGCGAGTGTGATCCCCGCGCTGCTCAGCGCGCAGACCAGTGTCCTGCGTGGTCGGGTGATCGACGCGCGATCGAAGCGGGCCGTGCCTGCGACCGTGGAGTTCCGCGCGGCCGATACGACCATCGTGCGCGAGGGGGCATCCACCTACGCGATTCCGGCGTTACCGGCGGGGCGCTTTGAGCTGATCGTGCGCGCGATCGGCTATCAGTCGGTCACCATGCGCGTCGAACTCGCCGCGAATGACACGGTGGACGCGGATGTCGAACTTGAGCGCATTGCGACCAAACTGGCCAAGGTGCGCACCGACTCGGTGGCGCTTCCGGCCGTGTATGCGGGGCGACTCGCCGAGTTCGAGGAGCGACGCGCCTTCGGGATCGGGCGTTTTCTCGACTGGACGTTCTTCGCGCAGAACCAGAACCGCGCCCTGTCGTCATTGCTCGACGGCCGGTTCGCCAGCCTGCGCGTGAACCGCAAGGGAACGGCCAAGCATCAGTTCACCACCAGTCGCAGCGGCCGGGCCTGTCCACCGCAGGTGCTGATCAACGGCGTCATCGATGACGAGTATGATCTCTCCCTGCTCGACACCCGCGAAGTGATCGGCTTCGAGTACTACACGCCCACCAACACGCCGCTCAAGTTCAATCGCACCACGATCGGTCGCGATCGCCCCGGCTCCGCGTGCGGCACGGTGTTGCTCTGGTTGCGCTGAAGCGAAGCGCCGTACTGGTGATGAGGCCGCTGGTACACCGATGAGCACTGTACCTGACCTGCGGAGGGGCGGAGCCGCGGTGCAACGGAGGGACGCCACTGACGTCTCCGTTGCGCCAATGCTCCGCCCCTCCGCAGGTCAGGCACAGCCCGCTGATCGATTTCGCGCGCTCAGTCGAGCGGGCTAAACCGGCGCGCGCAGGTACTCCACCGCCGCCTTGATGCGCTTGAGGCTCTGCTCGCGCCCCACGTAGAGCAGCACGTCGAAGATGCCCGGGCTCACCGTGAGCCCGGTGAGCGCGACACGGAGCGGCTGGAAGATCTTGCCCCCCGAAATGCCGCGCTGCTCGGCAAGCGTGCGGAGCGCTTCCTCCATCGCCGCCGGTTCCCACCTGGCGAGGCCCGCGAGGCGCTCGTGGGTGGCTTCGAGCACATCGGCGGTGGCCGTCGCATCGCGCCACTGCTTGCTCACCGCGTCGGCGTCGTACTCCACGCCGTCGGTGAAGAAGACCTTCGCCTGCGTCACGATCTCGTCGGTGAGACGCGCGCGAATGCGCAGGAGCTCCAGCACGCCGCAGAACCACGCGTGGCGGGCCTCCAGGTCCTCGGCGGTCGCAAAGCCCGCCTTCACCACGAGCGGCGCCACGATGCGCGCCAGTTCGTGAATATCGATCTTCGCGAGGTGCTGCCCGTTCATCCACTCCAGCTTCTTCGTGT contains the following coding sequences:
- a CDS encoding carboxypeptidase-like regulatory domain-containing protein, giving the protein MRRRGSCAWLGLASVIPALLSAQTSVLRGRVIDARSKRAVPATVEFRAADTTIVREGASTYAIPALPAGRFELIVRAIGYQSVTMRVELAANDTVDADVELERIATKLAKVRTDSVALPAVYAGRLAEFEERRAFGIGRFLDWTFFAQNQNRALSSLLDGRFASLRVNRKGTAKHQFTTSRSGRACPPQVLINGVIDDEYDLSLLDTREVIGFEYYTPTNTPLKFNRTTIGRDRPGSACGTVLLWLR
- a CDS encoding fumarylacetoacetate hydrolase family protein — protein: MPLSQLPSKIICVGKNYLDHAKEMGGEVPPYPLLFFKPASSLIADGESIVLHPVSNHIDYEGEIALVIGKRLSKAKDEAEAVAAISGVAAFNDVSARDLQKADGQWARAKGLDTFGPVGTPVPPPADFDAIEVITRLNGKVVQHAKGGDMAYKIPFLVHYISQYFTLEPGDLIATGTPSGVGQIRPGDEVEVELVGFSRIKNPVVAGT